From the genome of Lonchura striata isolate bLonStr1 chromosome 18, bLonStr1.mat, whole genome shotgun sequence:
GTCTGGTACAGTTGTAACTAGTTAACAGGATTACCAGTAGGATCTCGTATGTGTCTAGGATCAGAAGTGAACACACGGCGTCTCTTCAGACCAAACCATTTTTACATAAACAGTTGTACAAACTTAAACACTGTAATCATAAAACCTGATGTACAAAACAGGATGTGAAATCACTACCATCAGTGCCAACAACAAGTGCTACCACAGCAAATATAACTtctgaataaaaggaaaagatcGGTTTTTACATGTGCTGTCATCACAGGTCGATGGAATTATccaaaaagtttaaaatacatGCGGATACaataaaaccttttattttccaACCCAGACAAAGAGAACTCATGGTCACTTAACGCCATTAGCTGCCAAATACAGATCAGTATGTGAGGCAAACCACACTTAAAACACTTGTACACCACCAAAGAGCTAAGGTTGATACTGGTCTATTTTCCACACCGACGATGCAACGACGAGTCTTGAGAAGCAAACCACGACGTGAAGGAGGAGCTACAAGTAGAGCACTGAGCTACACCGGGTGTGCACACTGCACTGACGCCCAAACCACCAGCACTGAGCTACACCGGGTGTGCACACTGCACTCTGACACCCAaaccagcagcactgagctACACCGGGTGTGCACACTGCATTCTGACACCCAAACCACCAGCAGTGAGCTACACCGGGTGTGTACACTGCACTCTGACACCCAAACCACCAGCACTGAGCTACACCAGGTGTGTACACTGCATTCTGACACCCAAACCACCAGCACTGAGCTACACCAGGTGTGTACACTGCATTCTGACACCCAAACCACCAGCAGTGAGCTACACCAGGTGTGTACACTGCACTCTGACACCCAAACCACCAGCAGTGAGCTACACCAGGTGTGTACACTGCACTCTGACACCCAAACCACCAGCAGTGAGCTACACCGGGTGTGCACACTGCACTCTGACACCCAAACCACCGGGGAGCGTCACGTTCCACAGGACACATCGGCTATCTACAGGGGTGTGCGTCCAGAGGAGTGCCCTGCCAGAGGAGAAGAGCACTGCAGGATCCCagagcaggcagctgaaaaccttcagggatgggaacactgcAGGATTCCAGAGGCTGGCTCCCAGAGCAGGCAGATGAAAACCTTCAGGAATGGGAAGAGCACTGCAGGATTCCAGAGGCTGGCTCCCAGAACAGGAAGAGCACTGCAGGATTCCAGAGGCTGGCTCCCAGAGCAGGCAGATGAAAACCTTCAGGAATGGGAAGAGCACTGCAGGATTCCAGAGGCTGGCTCCCagagcaggcagctgaaaacCTTCAGGAATAGGAACACTGCAGGATTCCAGAGGCTGGTTCCCagagcaggcagctgaaaacCTTCAGGAATGGGAACACTGCAGGATTGCAGAGGTTGGCTCCCagagcaggcagctgaaaacCTTCAGGAATGGGAACACTGCAGGATTGCAGAGGTTGGCTCCCAGAGCAGGCAGGTGAAATCCCTCAGAACCCCGGTGAGTTCCCGATGCCGGGCAGCCAGACCCATCCTCGGcgcctgtgccagctgctcacACAGGGATGGGCTCTCCAGCGGGCACAGGAAGGTCCAGGAGCAGGATCtgtcctgcaggagcagccaggtggggctgtccctgtgtcacccgtGCCCCAGCAGGGCACCACGGGCGTGGCCGTGGCAGAGCTCCATGAAGTCACAGCAAAAAGCTGAAGCTACCAGGGTTGTCCTgtgccatccccacctgggacaggtgacactGCTGAGGTTGTCCTGTGCCAGCTGAGGGTTGTCCcgtgccatccctgccctgggacagtgACACTGCTGAGGGTTGTCCCATGCCATCCTTGCCCTGGGACAGTGACACTGCTGAGGGTTGTCCcgtgccatccctgccctgggacagtgACACTGCTGAGGGTTGTCCcgtgccatccctgccctgggacagtgACACTGCTGAGGGTTGTCCcgtgccatccctgccctgggacagtgACACTGCTGAGGGTTGTCCCGTGCCATCCTTGCCCTGGGACAGTGACACTGCTGAGGTTGTCCTGTGCCAGCTGAGGGCTGTCCCGTGCCATCCTTGCCCTGGGACAGTGACACTGCTGAGGGCTGTCCCGTGCCATCCTTGCCCTGGGACAGTGACACTGCTGAGGGTTGTCCCGTGCCACCCCTGCAGATGTCACCCACAGGTGACACAGAGCCCTGACTGTCTCTGAGATGCTCTATGGGATACAAAAGCAGTGCAGCCACTGGCACGGGTTTCTAAAAAACAGCAGAATCCTCCATGGATTAACTAGATGGTCCAGTATGGAAAACACTTGTAAAAGGTATTTACAAAAGTTGAAAGAGATTAAATACAATATCACGTTCATGTCCCCAAAGCGCTTTCACTACAGTGcatgtttaaaaatacagagcatttttaaagtatgtatttatatatatatatatatatatatatatattgaagATTAGattgtgctttaaaaaaatcattacttCTGAATTTGACTAATGTGAAAACTGAGTGCTGGGAAAAATACTGATTAAAAATACCCAATTTTATATATACTGCTTTTCACATAACATTTTGCTATACATGGGATGCaagtaattataaaaatatcatttttcAAGCAGCAGGGTGATTGAAATAAAGAGTATCAATATAGGAGGGCTGATTTTACAAAACTAAGATAAATTATTAGAGTGAGACAGGGAGAAACTGTAATCCAAATTAACATTTATATAATACTTTCAAAGAAATCTTTATCATAGACAACTCTTAATATATAAATGTTCAGTATTTTCAACTTTAACGTTAAATATGGATTACACAAAATACAATCTATGCAAACTGACCCATGCACATTGTCCTAAGGAGGTGATGGAGCCACTGACATGAGCAAGGTTTGCAAACTTTGGTCCTCAGGTCTCGAATTTGGCAAAACACATCAAGACCTGACAAGCTTTACTAGTCAATTCCTAATTTCCAGGCTGGCGTTTCAGCCCAGCCCTCTGTGCACAACAGTAGGGAGAACTGAGTCTACAGAGAAGACTCTGTAATACTATGGAAAATGAGCTGAAAAAAGGAATTTACTGTAATTTACATTTTCAGCTTGACAAAAGGGACTATTTGTTGCCATAGTCCCTATCTGATCACAGGAAAGATTTTTAAGTTGTGACAACCAGTTATTTAACAACTCTAAACCATGGACTTGTTAATAAATGGGGTGCAGGGGGATTTACAGGTGacataaaaaattaaaccacATTCCAACCGTGCCAAGTGCATATGAACTTCAACCGTGTTGAACCAAAGTGATCACCAGGAGTAAAGGCCATTAACATGGATTTAAAAATAACCCCCATGGAAATGCCACACACAGACCCAAAGAGGTTAGGCAAGTAATACACATATTTCAAGAACATTAAACTTCAGcatcaagagaaaaataaattcaccCCACAGTTACATTCAGTTAAGCATCACATCCAGCTTTGCCCAGTGGAAGAACAAGCTGTGCtcaagctgctccagcctgtcccACCAGAGCTGGCACTGGCAGGCACACCTGGGgaacctcctcctcctcctcattcccTTCCTTGGTAGCCAGGCCCCATCCCAGACCaatttttgttgccttttttgaTGTAGTTGTTCGTTTGGACCCTATGGAATATGGAGCTGTGCTCCATCCTACCCCTCGTGCTATCAGAACTGTGCTCATCACTAGGGGTAggtgcttcccttccctcctcaccTCTGTGTGCTTGGGTGCTGATGTTTCCAGGTGAAACCACATCCCAGACTTCCTTCCCTGAGGTTACCTTTGTTTCAGTaaaccagcacagccagtgATGCCCTACCAAGCTCGTTAGCTctaagaaatacagaaatcctgcaaaataaaattgctcCAAAGCTCCTCGGCTTTGAAAGAGAACCGTTTCCTACACCTTCCTCTGAAAGGTGACTCGCTTTTCCCAAAACCTAATGAGGACATAGACTTCAAGCAAAAAGCTCCTAGAAAACTATtgtaattttagaaaaaaatccagatctTCCTGAAGGTAATTTATTGCCGCTGATTGGTCCTGAGAAAGCTTTAAGCAACAATACATTTGCACGTGTTTTATCTGCTGCCTTTTCTGAGAAGGGTCATGGGTCCTGAGATTAAAAAACATGTTTTAGTCTATGTACTTAAGCTTGGAAAATGCTTCACTGTGCAGATTGAATATGAATTACAATTTGTCACACTACATCTTCCTTCTGTGCCAATTTATTAAAGCAGATTTCCTTCCAGACACTAACAAATTAAAGTTCTCGGGATGAAACGCGATGATAAAATGCCACACGTGTGCTTCCTCACATTGGACTGGCATTTAAGGACTTCAGATCTTCCTTCTCCCTCATTCCCCACCTCCTGTTAAAAGCTATGGTGTGAATTTTTTGGCCTGGATACCAGAAAATTCCTCATCTGATACTCTATGAAAGGCAACTTCAAGGCAATGGAATAAGccaacaaaaacacaaaaacattcacaactctgaagaaaaaatatggaCCCACAGCAGTTACTTCTCAATGGAAGTGCTTGGTagcttgagatttttttttttctttttaactgttAGTGTCAAATTTGCATATGTTTAACTCAATTTCAATATCTGAAAGACTACTCAATTTGCTTTTATAAAAACTTTacaaaagatgtttttaaatGCTTGTAAAAGTAAGCGTTTATCTACTGAGAAAATTCTAGTACTGGATAAAACTCTGAATATACAGCTGAATTTTGTAAatggttttttctttctcctagAAGTCTAACGGCTGAGTGTTTAACCTAGATAAATTAAGTCTTAGACATGATGAAAAGTTATAACTTCGCACACTTTTTACCATGTGATGTTTTGTTGCTTTGTAACTTCGGATGAGACAGTGCTTAGGATTTTTCCAGAGCTGGTGCAGAGTGGTCAGCAGGGGCGGGTTCACTGCTCGCTGCCCCTGTCCAGGTTCTCGATCACCCTGGAAAGGCGGATGTTCAGCAGTCTGATCTGACTATCCAGGTGATCCatcttctcctccaggctgctgtTGCTGTTTCTTCTCCAATAAAACCCAACCGGCCCCGTCATGAAGTAGACGGCCACGAcgaagcagaggggcagcacgGCGTGCTCCGGGTCGCCCTCGTACTTCTGCAGGATGTACACACAGGACAGGGTGAACAGGGCCACCCTGGCGATCCAGAAGAAGCGGCCAAACAGCATGTGCAGCAGATAGAAGAAGAATCCAAGGAAAAGAGATAAAAACCAGTAGGCCAGTAAAATGGCACCGATCAGCAGGAGGGCGCGGGTCGGGTTGTTGGCAATCGCTGCTGGGCTGAAATAATGAGTCAAGTTGGAGGctgaaaaacaaagggaaatgtGCAGGGTGTTAATGAGCGTGGGCCGAAGGTGGCACGGGGCAAACACATGAGCACAGCTCCAAAGGGTCAAATCCCCACAGCAGTGGGGTCACGGCTGTGTTTTCTAAAGTAAAGGGTAAAGCTGGTTCACCTAGTTCTGGATGAACCTTCTTCAAACCACTGGCTCAGCTCCAGCGATTCAACTGAATTCAATCCAGCAAAGGTGCTAAAGGCTCTTTAAAGACAAACCACTGTAGAGCCTGAGGTCAAAATTCATACTGGGGCTGCAGATCCTGCTTTGTCAAAGCTACATTCTAAAGGCTCTcaactgcatttttcttttctctggtcCTCATTGATTTCCCTGCACTGTTCCTGGCTGTGTGAATCCATTTAATGATGACACCAAGGAACCAGCCGTGACTGGTAATTCATTCTTTACACATCCTGTAGATACACATACAGAAATGGAATGGTGGGGTTCAGTCTTCTTGTTTGAAGATACTAATAGGAAAATCAAAGCCATGTGAAGCAGAGACACCACTGATGGATGTTTAAGCAGCATGATAAAATGTAACTGTTTTCCCATTCGCTTGTAAACACTGATACAGGCTGAGACAGTTCAAGGGTGAACAGGCATCACACTTACCATCAATTCCAAGAACATCTAACAAATCAGTCCATATTCTCCAGAATGTGTCCATTAATACATCCACCCCATTCACAAACCTCTCTGTCAACCTTgagaaaaactgagaaataaaattgaaaattaaaaaaatcctcaatTCCTAAATAATACTTTGAGACTTATTTGCCATGAGTAGAATTATAATTAATTAAGCAAGAATTGCAGATTATTTCGTAGTCCCCACAGTAAAAATGGTAAATCTGAAATTTTTTTAGCTCCGTGAATCATGAATTTATGCGCTGCAATTATCATTACTGTAGGTATTTTGGAATGTAAATGTATACGTTGGCAAGATTTAAAAATGCACTTTATTGGCTTTACTATCGTTTTGAAGATTAGAGAAAACACTATG
Proteins encoded in this window:
- the BRI3BP gene encoding BRI3-binding protein, whose protein sequence is MAAARRVQLRALLLLLLLLLLLGAAGPGARAARSRGADRQNSLRRAASGLYQGVSGLFGEDNVRALQKFFSRLTERFVNGVDVLMDTFWRIWTDLLDVLGIDASNLTHYFSPAAIANNPTRALLLIGAILLAYWFLSLFLGFFFYLLHMLFGRFFWIARVALFTLSCVYILQKYEGDPEHAVLPLCFVVAVYFMTGPVGFYWRRNSNSSLEEKMDHLDSQIRLLNIRLSRVIENLDRGSEQ